GCAAGCACATCATTGCCTCCAGCCGCGGCGCAGCCAAATATTTGCTACGCAGCAATGTGTACTACCAAAACTGGTTCAATTCTTTGCTGTCTTATTACCAAGGCTTGACCGGCACCAAAGCCCTGACCAAGACCTCTGACATTGGCATGAAGAAAATGGCAGTGACAAGCCAGACAAACAAATACCTGCTCACCTTTCTGGCGCACAAAGTGGCCTATGAAAACGCCATAGGGAAAAACCCCAAGCCAACCCTGACGCTGCAGCCCGTGAAAGCCAGCCCCGGCCAAACCTTGATGGAAATCGCCCTGCAGGCCCAGGCAGATGCCACCGAAGTGGAGCGTTACAACAAATGGCTTTTGGCCTCCAACATTCCCGCAGACAAAGAATATACTGTGATGATACCAATGGCGGGCAGCGCGGCTCGTCCGGTTCTGGCCCAAGCCCCCGTTTCAGCGCCTGCTGCTGAGAAATCTGCCCCAGCGGCGGTGAAAGACACGCCACCCGTGGGCGAAAAGCTGAAATCCCTGACGGCTAGAATCAAGAACCTCTTCACCACCAGCAACAACATCAGTTCTATTGTGGCCCAGCCCGGCGATACCAAAGACATGCTGGCCATGCAGGCGGGCATTTCCACACGTAAATTCCTACGGGTGAATGACATGCGTTCCTTTGACCAGATTGAGGCCGGCAAAACGTATTACCTGAAAGCCAAAGCCAGCAAGTCAGAAACAGATTACCACGTGGCCCGCGCCGGCGAAACCATGCACAGCATCTCGCAGAAATACGGCGTGAAGCTTAAGAAACTCCTAAGCAAAAACCGCATGAAAAAGACCGAGGCTGTGGTGCCGGGCCGTGTAATCTGGCTCAAAGACACCCGCCCGGCCAGCATTCCGGTAGAGATTCGGTACCCCAATGATGAACCCACCATCATCGCTCAGAAACCTGCGAGCGCTGCGCCAGCCCAAGTTGCTGCGCCCGTTACGCCAGCCCCGGCCAAGCCCGTGAAACCAAAAGAAGGTAGCATTTCTGTGGAAGTGGAAGATGCCAACACGCCCTACGTGCCTAACGTGAAGAAAACTGAGGGAGAAGATTCTGTAGCCGCCAAAGCTTTGTACCCTGGCAAATCTGCTGAGGTCGCTAACAAGCCCGCGCCGCCCATTGAGCGCAAAGCCCCCGAGGAGCCTATTTCTGTTGTAGTAGAGCCTACGCCCGCCACCGCCAAACCAATCTCCGTGGAAGTGGCCACCAGCCACAAAGTAGAGAAAGGCGAAACTCTGTATGCCATCTCCAAGCTGCACAACGTGTCCATGGAAGACCTGCTGGCCTGGAACAACTTAGACGGAAGCAAGCCTTTGGCCCTGGGTCAGGAATTGTCCTTGACCGGTCCGGCCGC
This region of Rufibacter sp. LB8 genomic DNA includes:
- a CDS encoding LysM peptidoglycan-binding domain-containing protein, yielding MKRTVSLLLLSLLCWVARAQSPVVPYNISFADMQLEIKEDARADIQKIVNALTKHPAYFQKKVDLADAYFPFIEQAFQQEGVPTDFKYLVLQESGLVSDAVSTSNAVGFWQFKEASATELGIKVNSQVDERKHIIASSRGAAKYLLRSNVYYQNWFNSLLSYYQGLTGTKALTKTSDIGMKKMAVTSQTNKYLLTFLAHKVAYENAIGKNPKPTLTLQPVKASPGQTLMEIALQAQADATEVERYNKWLLASNIPADKEYTVMIPMAGSAARPVLAQAPVSAPAAEKSAPAAVKDTPPVGEKLKSLTARIKNLFTTSNNISSIVAQPGDTKDMLAMQAGISTRKFLRVNDMRSFDQIEAGKTYYLKAKASKSETDYHVARAGETMHSISQKYGVKLKKLLSKNRMKKTEAVVPGRVIWLKDTRPASIPVEIRYPNDEPTIIAQKPASAAPAQVAAPVTPAPAKPVKPKEGSISVEVEDANTPYVPNVKKTEGEDSVAAKALYPGKSAEVANKPAPPIERKAPEEPISVVVEPTPATAKPISVEVATSHKVEKGETLYAISKLHNVSMEDLLAWNNLDGSKPLALGQELSLTGPAADAQPSAAPATPAKTSATTAPAKTAAPASSTSAATEHTVVAGETLYAISKKYNVTLQNLQTWNNLGTNGSISLGQKLVVAAPAEATPVKENTVAPTAAPQKSAAGTVTHKVTTGESMYQISRKYGVTIKEIMEWNGKPDFNVTVGESLLIKPKN